The following proteins come from a genomic window of Winogradskyella sp. PC-19:
- a CDS encoding microtubule-binding protein, protein MSDDFDLLETNSQEKAEKVDVNWGKAIDQMKSKLAQEDDPESRQKILNATLDNVVDMAEKDRSTLLDAIKDLTDYQDEVGIMFEGFSALNKNEQKIIDDAIKRLERAKVELEDAKNKPDTWWNNLWGRKGKIKDAESELVSAQKERDAADNKAKAMFQERIETADVQTLLNELSFKSQAAVKRLKDREVEIKEVEDKLQDAIVEASKNHTKALEKKAEVEGKLEAEYALLKQARQALTDVADKQSTEYSEALSKVTKLEQSVEELEGLKNAYTTLAASKDSFVHKHNLTIKVLTSLRSNLQTHRAKLKSDTDERLKYYDGYIVALKARTDQEFAAILEHLGVKTDEHIGETLAAMHTASARARQEMMDNIPVHEKVMQGVYGSYAEALKEIRNKDSEIQKNFADRYGIDMKEIFDEYYNSDNTVPNNPEDDNSGDSNPGPKPETEDDLLG, encoded by the coding sequence ATGTCTGATGATTTTGACTTACTAGAAACCAATTCACAAGAAAAAGCTGAAAAAGTTGATGTCAATTGGGGCAAAGCCATTGACCAAATGAAATCTAAACTTGCACAAGAAGATGATCCAGAAAGTCGTCAAAAAATCTTGAATGCAACCTTAGATAATGTCGTTGATATGGCAGAAAAAGATAGGTCAACCCTTCTTGATGCTATTAAAGACTTGACAGATTACCAAGATGAAGTTGGTATTATGTTTGAAGGTTTTTCTGCATTAAATAAAAACGAACAAAAAATCATTGATGACGCTATCAAACGTTTAGAACGTGCGAAAGTAGAATTAGAAGATGCTAAAAATAAGCCAGACACATGGTGGAATAATCTTTGGGGACGCAAAGGAAAAATCAAAGATGCCGAAAGCGAATTAGTATCTGCACAAAAAGAGCGTGATGCTGCTGATAATAAAGCAAAAGCTATGTTTCAGGAACGCATCGAAACTGCTGATGTTCAAACTTTATTAAATGAGTTATCTTTTAAAAGTCAGGCAGCAGTTAAGCGTTTAAAAGACAGAGAAGTCGAAATTAAAGAAGTAGAAGATAAATTACAAGATGCTATTGTCGAAGCTAGTAAAAACCATACTAAAGCTTTAGAAAAGAAAGCAGAGGTTGAAGGTAAGTTAGAAGCAGAGTATGCATTACTCAAACAAGCCAGACAAGCTTTAACAGATGTTGCAGATAAGCAGTCTACAGAATATTCCGAAGCATTATCTAAAGTAACAAAACTAGAACAATCGGTAGAAGAGTTAGAAGGCCTTAAAAATGCGTATACGACTCTTGCTGCGTCAAAAGATAGCTTTGTACACAAACATAATTTAACTATTAAAGTATTAACCTCTTTAAGAAGTAATTTGCAAACTCACCGTGCTAAATTAAAAAGTGACACAGATGAAAGGTTAAAGTATTATGATGGCTATATCGTGGCTTTAAAAGCGCGTACAGATCAAGAATTTGCTGCAATCTTAGAACATTTAGGTGTCAAAACTGATGAGCACATTGGCGAAACTTTAGCAGCAATGCATACAGCTAGTGCAAGAGCACGTCAAGAGATGATGGATAACATTCCAGTTCATGAAAAAGTGATGCAAGGTGTTTACGGTAGTTACGCTGAAGCTTTAAAAGAAATTAGAAATAAAGATTCTGAAATTCAGAAAAACTTCGCTGACCGCTATGGTATTGATATGAAAGAAATTTTTGATGAGTATTATAACTCTGACAATACCGTACCAAATAATCCTGAAGATGATAACTCTGGTGATAGTAACCCAGGGCCAAAACCAGAAACAGAAGACGATTTATTAGGATAA
- the ettA gene encoding energy-dependent translational throttle protein EttA, producing the protein MSDDKKIIFSMSGVTKTFQSANTPVLKNIYLSFFYGAKIGILGLNGSGKSTLLKIIAGVDKNYQGDVVFSQDYSVGYLEQEPKLDPEKTVLEVVKEGAAETVAILDEYNKINDQFGLEEVYSDPDKMEKLMNRQAELQDQIDASNAWELDTKLEIAMDALRTPDGDKKIGVLSGGERRRVALCRLLLKEPDVLLLDEPTNHLDAESVHWLEHHLAQYKGTVIAVTHDRYFLDNVAGWILELDRGEGIPWKGNYSSWLDQKSKRMAQESKTASKRQKTLERELDWVRQGAKGRQTKQKARLKNYDKLMSQDQKQLDEKLEIYIPNGPRLGTNVIEAKGVSKAYDDKLLYEDLNFNLPQAGIVGVIGPNGAGKTTIFRMIMGEETPDKGEFTLGETAKIAYVDQAHSNIDPNKTIWQNFSDEQELVMMGGKQVNSRAYLSRFNFSGSEQNKKVDLLSGGERNRLHLAMTLKEEGNVLLLDEPTNDLDVNTLRALEEGLENFAGCAVVISHDRWFLDRICTHILAFEGDSQVYFFEGGFSEYEENKKKRLGGDLMPKRIKYKKLVR; encoded by the coding sequence ATGAGTGATGATAAAAAAATAATTTTTTCAATGTCTGGTGTTACTAAGACATTTCAATCTGCTAATACACCAGTTTTAAAAAATATTTATCTAAGTTTCTTCTATGGTGCTAAGATTGGTATTCTAGGTCTTAATGGTTCTGGTAAATCAACTTTACTAAAGATTATTGCTGGTGTTGATAAAAACTATCAAGGAGATGTTGTTTTCTCACAGGATTATTCAGTCGGTTATCTTGAACAAGAGCCTAAATTAGATCCAGAAAAGACAGTTTTAGAAGTTGTAAAAGAAGGGGCTGCAGAAACTGTAGCAATTCTTGATGAATACAATAAAATTAATGACCAGTTTGGTTTAGAAGAAGTTTATAGCGACCCAGACAAGATGGAAAAGCTTATGAACCGTCAAGCTGAGCTGCAGGATCAAATAGATGCTTCTAATGCTTGGGAATTAGATACCAAGCTAGAAATTGCAATGGATGCATTAAGAACTCCTGATGGTGATAAAAAAATTGGTGTACTTTCTGGTGGTGAACGTAGACGTGTAGCTTTATGTCGCTTATTATTGAAAGAACCAGACGTATTGTTATTAGATGAGCCAACAAACCATTTAGATGCAGAATCTGTACATTGGCTAGAGCATCATTTAGCGCAATATAAAGGAACTGTTATTGCTGTAACTCACGATAGATATTTCTTAGATAATGTAGCAGGTTGGATTTTGGAACTCGATAGAGGAGAAGGTATTCCTTGGAAAGGAAACTATTCATCTTGGTTAGATCAAAAATCTAAACGTATGGCACAAGAAAGTAAGACTGCTTCAAAACGTCAAAAAACATTAGAGCGAGAGTTGGATTGGGTTCGTCAAGGTGCAAAAGGTCGCCAAACCAAGCAAAAAGCGCGTTTGAAGAATTATGATAAACTCATGAGTCAAGACCAAAAACAATTGGACGAGAAGCTGGAGATTTATATACCAAACGGACCGCGTTTAGGAACTAATGTTATTGAAGCTAAAGGTGTAAGCAAAGCTTATGATGATAAATTATTGTACGAGGATTTAAACTTTAATCTTCCACAAGCAGGAATTGTTGGTGTAATTGGACCTAATGGTGCTGGTAAAACAACAATTTTTAGAATGATTATGGGAGAGGAAACTCCAGATAAAGGTGAGTTTACTTTAGGCGAAACTGCTAAAATTGCTTACGTGGATCAAGCACACTCTAATATTGACCCAAACAAAACGATTTGGCAAAACTTTAGTGATGAGCAAGAATTGGTGATGATGGGCGGAAAACAAGTCAATTCTAGAGCGTATTTAAGTCGCTTTAATTTTTCAGGAAGCGAGCAGAATAAAAAAGTAGATTTATTATCAGGAGGTGAACGTAACCGCCTACACTTGGCAATGACATTAAAAGAAGAAGGTAATGTGTTACTTTTAGATGAGCCAACTAATGATTTAGATGTCAATACATTACGAGCATTAGAAGAAGGTTTAGAAAACTTTGCAGGTTGTGCAGTTGTTATTAGTCACGATAGATGGTTTTTAGATAGAATATGTACACACATACTTGCTTTTGAAGGTGATTCACAAGTCTATTTCTTTGAAGGTGGATTCAGTGAATATGAAGAGAACAAGAAAAAGCGTCTAGGTGGTGATTTGATGCCTAAACGTATTAAGTATAAAAAGTTAGTGAGATAA
- a CDS encoding CAL67264 family membrane protein codes for MAMNKNTVLAWATTIMIIVGLCLIGLGAFRYDDVAGWGFAAVGGGFFCIAWVFNALKGRV; via the coding sequence ATGGCAATGAATAAAAATACTGTATTGGCTTGGGCCACTACAATAATGATTATAGTAGGACTATGTTTAATAGGCTTAGGAGCATTCAGGTATGATGATGTTGCTGGTTGGGGATTTGCTGCTGTTGGTGGTGGATTCTTTTGTATTGCATGGGTGTTTAATGCATTAAAAGGTCGTGTATAA
- a CDS encoding pirin family protein — protein sequence MKTIFHKADTRGYVDHGWLKSHHTFSFASYQNPNRMNFGALRVLNDDLVQPNMGFGTHPHQNMEIISIPLKGALSHKDSMGNKRAIEVGEVQVMSAGTGLTHSEFNDSKTDEVNFLQLWIIPEEMNVEPNYEQRDFSAEVENNKPQTVVAPKNNLEGNALPISQQAYIYRASIEANKTINLKPKSKNNGFYILNIEGDIIAADTNLKKRDALGVYETDAIDISANQNSELIIIEVPMQLNSN from the coding sequence ATGAAAACAATATTTCATAAAGCAGATACTAGAGGATATGTTGACCATGGTTGGTTAAAATCTCATCATACATTTAGTTTTGCGAGTTATCAAAATCCAAACAGAATGAATTTTGGAGCATTGCGAGTACTAAACGATGACTTAGTTCAGCCAAATATGGGGTTTGGGACGCATCCACACCAAAATATGGAAATCATTTCTATACCACTTAAAGGTGCACTGTCTCATAAAGATAGTATGGGGAATAAGCGCGCCATTGAAGTTGGTGAAGTACAAGTTATGAGTGCCGGAACTGGCCTAACACATTCAGAGTTTAACGATAGTAAAACTGACGAAGTAAATTTTCTTCAACTTTGGATAATCCCTGAAGAAATGAATGTTGAACCTAATTATGAACAACGTGATTTTTCTGCAGAAGTAGAAAATAACAAGCCACAAACTGTAGTTGCTCCAAAAAACAATTTAGAAGGAAATGCTTTACCGATTAGTCAGCAAGCATACATATATAGGGCAAGTATTGAGGCAAATAAAACAATCAATTTAAAACCAAAGTCAAAAAATAATGGCTTTTACATTTTGAATATTGAAGGAGATATAATAGCAGCAGATACTAATTTAAAGAAGAGAGATGCTTTAGGCGTATATGAAACTGATGCCATCGATATAAGTGCTAATCAGAATTCAGAATTGATAATAATCGAAGTTCCGATGCAATTAAATTCGAATTAA
- a CDS encoding pirin family protein, giving the protein MKHNTIKTIGRSDFINMGPIRLRQPLPTQNIEMADPFVLLHHYGPYEISEANNPFDLGPHPHRGFEPVTFLFQGEQLHRDSLGNESIVKAGDVQWTTAGRGIIHAEAPTKDFVAKGGIIEGIQLWLNLPAERKMIQPNYQHVVYDDFNVITSDDKKVDTRIVAGEFQNKYGKIQTQTPVNAFMIEAKTGGKQTTTFPIQHQGLLYLINGKVTVNDSEVLELNQNQFVQFNQDGVGFDLEALEESMLLFISGEPLNEPVATYGPYVMNNQTELMEAMRDYQMGKMGFLPANY; this is encoded by the coding sequence ATGAAGCATAATACAATTAAAACTATAGGTAGAAGTGACTTTATAAACATGGGACCAATTCGTTTACGTCAACCTTTACCGACTCAAAATATAGAAATGGCAGACCCATTTGTTTTACTACATCATTATGGTCCATATGAAATTAGTGAAGCGAATAATCCATTTGATTTAGGACCGCATCCGCATCGTGGTTTTGAGCCTGTAACCTTTTTATTTCAAGGCGAGCAATTGCATCGTGATTCATTAGGAAATGAAAGTATAGTAAAAGCAGGAGATGTGCAATGGACAACAGCTGGTCGAGGTATAATTCATGCCGAAGCACCAACAAAGGATTTTGTAGCTAAAGGCGGAATAATAGAAGGTATTCAGCTTTGGCTTAATCTACCAGCAGAAAGGAAAATGATACAGCCTAATTATCAGCATGTAGTTTATGATGATTTTAATGTGATTACTTCAGACGATAAAAAAGTAGATACAAGAATTGTAGCTGGAGAATTTCAAAATAAATATGGAAAAATACAAACTCAAACACCTGTAAATGCTTTTATGATTGAAGCAAAAACAGGAGGAAAACAAACAACTACGTTTCCTATTCAACATCAGGGTTTACTGTACTTAATTAATGGAAAAGTTACGGTTAATGATTCTGAAGTTTTAGAATTAAATCAAAATCAATTTGTACAGTTCAATCAAGATGGTGTTGGATTTGATTTAGAAGCTTTAGAAGAGAGCATGTTATTATTTATTTCTGGAGAGCCTTTAAATGAACCAGTTGCAACTTATGGACCATATGTAATGAATAATCAAACAGAATTAATGGAAGCGATGCGTGATTACCAAATGGGTAAAATGGGATTTCTTCCTGCAAATTATTAA
- a CDS encoding MarR family winged helix-turn-helix transcriptional regulator, with protein MGDLSKDINSTFESNKIKALLNIIYTANWVSSCQTEFFKPFGISPQQYNILRILKGANAPLKVQTIKDRMLERSPNATRLMDKLCAKDYIERLPSEHDRRVVKIAITDNGLDLLKSIPKDLNRELLKNLTDSEAETLSNLLDKMR; from the coding sequence ATGGGAGATTTATCAAAAGACATCAATTCAACCTTTGAAAGCAATAAAATCAAAGCTTTGCTTAATATCATTTATACAGCAAATTGGGTTTCTAGTTGTCAAACAGAATTTTTTAAACCTTTTGGTATTTCACCACAACAGTATAACATTCTTAGGATTTTGAAAGGTGCTAATGCACCTTTAAAGGTCCAAACAATTAAAGATAGGATGCTAGAGCGTTCACCAAATGCAACTCGTTTAATGGATAAATTGTGCGCTAAAGATTATATAGAACGTTTACCATCAGAACACGATAGACGCGTAGTGAAAATTGCAATTACTGATAATGGATTGGATTTATTGAAATCAATTCCAAAAGATTTAAATAGAGAATTATTAAAAAATCTAACGGACTCAGAAGCTGAAACGCTCAGTAATTTATTAGATAAAATGAGATAA